In Parabacteroides timonensis, the genomic stretch CTTCAGTGTTTGCAGCCCGGTGAAGCGGAAGGGGATATTTAATAACACACAGACAACAACAAATGTTTGCGCCAGGTCCGGCTCGTTCACAAAATTGTAGATAAGTTTCTTTGCCACATTCCCATTGCGTTTCAACAGCACACCGCGGTCGGTAAAAGTGGTGCCGACTCCCAGTTGGGCAAACAGTTTCGCTCCGGCAGCATCACCTTGCAAACTGTTCCTGAATAGGCCGAGTAGTTCTATTTCAGCGTTTTTCGACAAAGCCATGATGGAATACCAGTAAGAGGCGGCACTCCAGTCAGACTCTACAGTAAAACGGATCGGTTTATATTCCTGAGGAAGTATCCTGATTGTCTGTCCGTTCCAAGTAGCTTTCACACCGAACAGCTCCATCAACTGCAATGTCAGGTTGATATAAGGACGGGAAATAATGTTCCCTTCGAGGTTTAGCGTCAGGCCATTCTCCATCAGCGGAGCGATCATCAATAAAGCAGATATATATTGCGAACTGATACCTCCATTCAATGAAATCTCGCCACCCTGCAAAGCACTTCCGAAAATACGTAAAGGAGGATAGCCTTCTTTTTCGATATATTCGATACGGGCACCTAAAGAATTCAGTGCATCGACCAGCAATTTAATAGGGCGGTTCTTCATCCGTTCCGTTCCGGTGATCGTCCATTCACCGATGATCTTGGAAAGGAAAGCAGTCAGGAAGCGCATCGCTGTTCCGGCTGCTTTTATATCGAAGTCACTACTATTGGAGTTCAACGCCCGGATCATCACCTCAGTGTCATCACAATCGGAAAGGTTCTGTATATCATACGGACTATAACTTAGGGCATTCAATATCAATGCACGGTTACTGATGCTCTTGGAAGCAGGAAGTTGTACGGAAGCCCGGATAGCTCCCTCCGGGCTTTTTATCAGATATTTCATTGCTTTTGTCTGTTCTTTAAATTAGAAGACAAAAGTACGGAAATTTCCGGATAGTTAGGTATTCTTTCTACGACTACTCTTTTTCCCGTGTTAAATTCTCCACTGCATTAGTTTGTACCGGGTTGAATACTTCGCCTGACTCGATCATATGGGGCATCAATGGAAAGATAGAGCCACAGGAATAGATAAAGGTGTGTCATTCATGTTCAATAATATTTAAAGCTTGTTCATTTCAAAAGAGACACGATATTCAGTCCGTATGGAAAACTTCTTCCATGGCTGCCCACCATTCTCCGGAAGCACGGTTCTCGATGGCTTGCTGACAAGGATCGGTCAGTTTCCACCATTCCTGTGTCGTAGGATCGGCAGCCATTCTTTGCATATCTTTTTCGTAATCATCACCGACAAACTTTTCATGCATATTAGATTAAGTCTCAGAAAGATATTGAATACAAAACAGCAGGAGTTTTCAATATTCGTGGTTATTTTGACTGTTTCCGACATTTACCGGCTTGGAATGGTAAAACGCAAAAAAACCCTGGCAATTTTACTTTTACCAGGGACTTTTATTATCTATGAGTAATCAATATCCTGGATTCTGTACCAATGAACCTTTGGCCAAATCGATTTCAGTTAAAGGAATTGCCCATAAGTAATTCTTGTTCGGATCGAACTTGCGTTGTTCCACCAATACTTTTTTCCCGTCGAAAGTCATACCGTAAGCTGGTTTATTCACACAAGCTTCGGTTGTCTTCCAACTACGGGTTTCAAACAAATGGATCCCTTCAAAGGTAAATTCCACACGGCGCTCACGTCGAATAGCATCACGCATTTGATCCTTCGTCAGACTAGCCGGTAAAGGAGGTAGTTCTACACTTGGACGCTGACGGATGTTGTTCACAGCATCATATACGGAAGCATCCGGTCCATTTAGCTCATTCTGGGCTTCTGCGTAGATCAGTAATATCTCAGCATAGCGGAACAGGATATAATTAGTCCAGCCGGGATATTCGTTTCCTACATTCTTTGGATTAATATATTTACGCATGGTATAGCCGGTACGGGTGGCATTTCCATTCCCCATTGCTCCTTCCGTGCTGTATATCTGTCCTCCGAATTCACAGCCATGCCACAAGATAGAATAAGCCAGGCGAGGATCACGATTCTCAAAAGGTTTATCCGGGTTATACAACTTCGAATCCTGTATGGATTTTCCATCCATACATTCATAAGAGTCGATAAGATCCAGCGTCGGCGACAAGGCCTCCCAACCGCCCATCATCAACGGGGAGAAGAATTGGTCGATCCAGCTGCCTGTGTAATCATAATCCAGTGCATTCTCCATGTACTGATGATCGAATATCACTTCGCTGTTATTTTCATGTTCAGCAGAGAACAGATCTCCATAATTACCATACAGACTGTAAACCCCCAGGTCCATTACTTCCTTTGCTGCACTAGCTGCCATATCATATTTCTTCATCAGGTAACTGATATGGGCTTTCAAAGCCAAGGCAGCCCCTTTATTAGCACGCCCCAGTTCCGTATTATCGGAGCGGGTTAACGGTAATTTTTGCGCAGCCTTATCACACTCCTCTACAATGAACTTATAAACTTCTTCTTCCGTATTACGTGAAGGTATTGTTTCGTTCAACTCCAGAGCATGTGTGAGAATGGGAACACCTCCGTAGAACTTCAACAAAGTTGCATGAAAATAAGCCCGTAAAAATTCTATTTCTCCGATAAGGACCGCTTTCTCCCCCTCTTTCATATCGACCTTGGCTATATTATCCAGGAAAATATTACAGCGGCGGATTCCCCGATAGGCATCTTGCCACACCTGCTTGAAGTGAGGATTCGAAGCTGTGGCGGTACAAGACGATATATCACCCTGTTCCGCATGAATATGAACGGGCACGGCGTTGTCTGTATAACAATCGAGCATAACCATATGATTACCCGATTGAACCAGGTAACGATAAGTTGCTGCGGAATACTTCACAGCATCTTCTTTCACCATCCAGAAAGATTCGTCTGAAAGCTGGTCTGTTGGGATCTTGTCTAAAAAACCATCGTTACAACCGGTTCCGGACAACAAAATAAGTGAGATAAATAAATATTTCAGTTTCATAATTCGTCTACAGTTTATTAAAATGAAAGGTTAACACCAAATGAATAATTTCTTGTCAGCGGATAATAGCTACTAGACACAGATAAGTCTTTCATATTGTAAGCAGATTCCGGATCGACACCGTCAAAACCAGTAATAGTGAACAGATTGTCTACACTAAAATACACTCTCAGGCGAGTTATGCCCGAATCAGCCAACACCCGTTTAGGTAATGAATAACCAATCTGCATATTTCTCATCTTCAGATAAGAGGCATTCTGCATCCAGAAAGTAGATGTCATCCAGTTCTTTTTCGAATCTTTCATCGACAGACGTGGATAAGTGGCATCCAGGTTATCCGCTGTCCAGCGATCCAGATGATATTCGGTTACTTTGCCACCGTTATAGAAAGCCTTGTTGATTTCAGCTTTTACAATAGCATCTACCATACCGGCTCCCTGCATCAATGCAGAAAAATCAAAATTCTTATATTCAAAGCCCAGACGAAGCCCAAAGTTTATTTTAGGGAAATAAGTACCTAACGACTGACGATCGTTTTCATCTATCTTATTATCGTTGTTCAGGTCTTTATACTTAAGATCGCCCGGCTTGGCTCCCCATATTTGTGTAGGGTGTGCGTCGATATCCGCCTGGTCTCTAAAAATGCCTTCACAAACATAGCCATAGATATTGTTTATAGGATCGCCTACCGAACGTCCGGGAGTATCACCTCCGCTCAAATCAGTAATTTCATTATGCACATAACTGAAATTGAACGTCGCATAATATTTAAAATCGTTGATCTGATTATTGTGGCTTATCTGCATTTCCATACCTGTATTACGAACCTTTCCGGCATTCTGCATCGGAGGTTTTACACCGACAATCTCAGGAATAGGCAACTCCAGTAAAATATCCCTGGTATTCTTGATAAAGAAGTCACCGGTAAAGCTCAACTTTCCACCGAAGGCATCTGCATCGACACCGACATCTATCTGGTCTGTCTTTTCCCAGGTAATAATGGAGTTAGCCATCTTATCATTAATTGAAATACCCGGATACAGCATATTTCCAAAGTTATAATCCTGACCGAACATATAAGTATTATAGAATGCATAATCGCCAATCTCCTGATTACCGAGCTGTCCCCAGGATGCACGGAACTTCAGGTTATCGATCCAGGAAGCTGTGAAAAAGCTTTCTTCAGACATACGCCAACCGGCAGAAAAAGAAGGGAATGCTCCGAAACGGTTGTATTTCGGGAAACGTGAAGTACCGTCGTATCTGAGGTTCGCTTCCAACAGATAACGGTTATCGAAGGTGTAGTTCACACGGGCAAATGCCGAACGTAAAGCATATTCTACCTTGTTTCCTTCGGTTGCCTGCGTCGTAACATCACCTGCATTTATTTCACCCAGGCTGTTATTCAGGGGAAGATCTTTACGGGACGCGCCCAGAATACGATATTGGTTATACAACTGAGAATACCCCAATAAACCTTTCAGGTCATGTTTACCGAAACTCTTCGCATAATCCAGATAAGCCTGCAGGTTTACCTCGAGCATCTTATTATCCTTATTTTCCACAGAACTGCGGGTTGTCCGGATGGGATCTGTAGAATCAGCCGTATAGAACTTCATACTCCGCAAAAAAGTATGTTCGTCTTTCAGATTAAAGGTCGTAGAGGCATTTCCACGCAAAGATAATCCTTCGAGAATCTTATAGGTAAAAGATGCACTTCCCTGGAAATTATTGTTGTAAGTACGCGCCAAACCACTTTCCCGAGCAGAAGCTACAGAGTTGTGCTCATTCTTAAACAGTCCGTAATTCCCATTCTGAAACTGAATCGGAGTAACTGGTGTTTCACGAAAAGCATAATACATTATATCTGTAATCCCGGTTGAAGGAGCAGCCATGCGGCTACGGTAAGCGGAAAGATTCAAGGACACATTCAATCGGTCGTTAATCTTTGCATCGAGGTTTGAGCGAACATTGAATTTGTTATAATCAGTATTCGGCATTAACCCTTCCTTATTATGATAGCCGAAAGAAAGAGAGTATTTAATTGCCTCAGATCCTCCGTTCACACTGAGATGATGGTTGTGGAACAGTCCGTTTTCACTGAACAAAGCATCCAACCAATCGCTATTGGCAAAATGATCGGGATCCGAACCGTCTTTTAACTTTTGCAGCGCCGTATCATCATATAACCCTTCCAGACCATCATTCTTATAGGCTTCATTCAGCAGAACACCATAGTTGTAAGAATCCAGATATTTCGGTAGACGAGTGGCCTGCTGCCAGCCCACATACCCGTTGTAAGAAATAACCGGCTTGCCTACAGCTCCTCGTTTTGTGGTAATCAAAACGACACCATTCGCTGCACGTACTCCATAGATGGATGCTGCAGCCGCATCTTTCAGGACGGAAATATTTTCAATATCATTCGGATCGACATTACTCATCGACGATTCTACGCCATCGACAATAACCATTGCTTCCGAGTTTCCTAACGTTCCAACACCACGGACACGCAGGGCAGCACCGTCCGCTCCCGGTTGTCCGGCATTTTGTACGATCGTTACACCCGATACATTACCTGTCAGCATATTGACCGGATCCGATGTCGTTCTGTTTTCAAGAACCTCTGCTTTCACACTACTCACGGCACCGGTCAGGTTCACTTTCTTTTGTGTTCCGTAACCGACTACGACGATCTCATCCAGATTTTGTGTATCGTCCAATAAAGATACAGGAATATCATTCCGGTTATTTACCGGGATATTCTGCTCCATATATCCGATATAAGAAACTTGTAAAATAGCATTCTGAGGCACTTCCAGAGTAAAATGCCCATCAAGATCCGTCACTGTACCATTCGTTGTTCCACGTTCTATCACATTCGCACCAATAACCGGTTCACCGGTTTTGTCTCTCACGACACCTGCCACCTTTTTCTTCTGCTGGGAAACTGATGCTTTCGTAGTCTTCTGCGAAATGACGATCATTTTCCCTTGAATAGAGTAACTCAATCCATTATCCAGTATAACCGACAAAACTTCTTCTACAGACGCATCCTTAAAATTATGGGTTATCTGTTTGTTTTCATTGACTTCATCCTTTTTATAAATGACTGAATATTGAAGCTGCTTTTCCACTTCCTTCAGAACTGTTTTCAAAGGAACATTCCTGAACTGTTGAGTGATTTTCTGAGCGTCCACCGATAAGGAGCCGGAAAGTAGCAAGGCCAGTATTAAAGACCTTCCCACAAGTTTTTTGTACATCATAAGATAGATAATTAGTTATTAGATTTAATACATATATAAACAAACGCGCTATTGTTTTCTAATATAAATGTCCTGTCCCTGCCGCTCAAAACGTATTGGGATAATATCTGACAGTGCCCTCAGGAACTGATCAATAGTCTCCTCGTTCCGCAATGAGACCCTGAAGGTGGCGTCTTCATCAAGCGTTGTATCCAGATGTATCTTCACATCATACTTTCTTGACAGGCGGACAGCCAATTCGCCCAAAGCTATTTCGTCATATTCGACTCTTCCTTCTATCCACGACCGGTATTGCGAGGCCTGTACATGATGGCTGGTAAAGTCTTTCGTTTCTTTATCGAAACAAATCATTTCGCCGGGCTTCACCTCCATTTGCCGACCTTGATACAATACCTCGACAGCTCCTTCCAATAAAGTCGTTGACGAAAAAGGATCTTCCGGATAAGATGTTACATTGAACTTGGTTCCTTTTACCACGACATCATAGCAACCGGTCTTTACCAGAAAAGGCGTTTTATCGGATTGCTTTTCCACTTCGAAATAGGCTTCTCCTTCCAGTTCTACCACCCTGTTCCTTGCATTAAAATTATCGGCATAGCGTAAAGTCGATCCGGCATTCAGCCAAACAACGGTTCCATCGGTCAGCATCACTCTGCTTTTCTCACCGTAAGCAGTGACCAAGGCAAAATAAGCGGGATCTACTTGCTTACTGAAAAGAGAAAATATCCCCAAAGAACCACCTAACAATACAACTACGATTACAGCGGCCACTGCCACCGCCTGGCGCAAACTATACCGTTTGGGCCTCAACATTTCCGACATACCGCCTTGTATATGGACACGTCGTTGCAAATGTTTCCATTCGCTGACGACATCCCGGCCGGGTACAACTGATTGCATCCACTCTTTTTCCCACAGACGGAACATTTCATAATTATCCGTACGGGCATTCACAAACAGAAAAAGTTCTTCCTCTTCCGGTAAGGTGATGTTCCCCTCAAAATAATGCACAGCTAATTGATGAATATTCTCCTTTTCCAATTCCATAATTTTTGCTTTCTATATGATGTAACAACTCATTTCTATTTTACCCAACCCCGGGAGGGTGTTTTTTATCATTGGAACTACTTTTTCTTTTACCGGTTGTGAGATCTATATATGATACTCCAGTAACCTCGGAGGAAGATTATAGATAGCTGATAGAGGAAGGGGCGACAAGTCTAATGTTTCCCTCTAATCGGATAACAACCATGCAATAACAACAATATAAATATCAAGCGGATACTTATCTTTAAAATATTTGGAGAAGGTCATTAAGGCTTTGGCTATATGCTTTTCAACAGCGGTCGTGGAGATACCTAAAGTTTCAGCTATCTCACGATTTTTCTTTTTATCAAAACGGCTCATAATAAATACTTCACGGCAACGTGGAGGCAATGTGTTTACAACGGTGTCCACCTGTTCCTGTAATTCCTTATATAATAAGGTACATTCGGGTGTCAGGTTAAAATCCAGACTATACAATTCTTCTTTCCCGGGAAGAGTGGCCAGATACTCGACATTATGCTGTTCTACGATTTGAATATGTTTTAAGTAATTCAGACAAGCATTCCGAACCATTGCAAACAAAAGGGAAGAGACGGATATGGCTTCTATTAACTGACGCTTTTCCCAGAATTTCAAAAAACTTTCCTGAATAATATCCCGTATGGCCTCCTGATCTTTCACAAAACGAGAGGCATATCCGCGCAAACGAGGATAATAGCTTCTGAAAAGAAATTCAAAAGCCTGATCGTTTCCGTTCTTTATTTCCTGCAATAATGTTTTCTCGTCGGTAAAATCTGCCATACATCACCATGTAACGCCGTTAATAGAAAGCAAAAGTATAGAAATTATTCTGAAATCTACACGACAAACCTTTCTTCTGCTTTCTACAAGTATTATTTTATATAAGATTTGAAAACAAAACAACCCTTCAGATCAACACATCCGAAGGGTTGTTAATAAAAATCAACGGTCTTTTTCAACCGGAATCTTCCCTTTTATTTTATTTATTCCAAAGTGGCTACCCAACCTCCGTTACGAACCATACGGATCGTTACACTCGAAGAAGCATTCACTTTCTTATTGTCCTTTTTATAATCCATCGCCTGACGCTCTGCATTTACGCCATCCTGGAAATAGTCTATATTATATTCTTTGCCTTCGGGCAGGAAGTCGAGGTTTATTGTGACCTCTTTTCCTTTACTTCCGGAAATACCTCCGATATACCATTTATCTCCTTTGCGACGAGCTACGACAACAGCTTCGCCCACTTTGGCATACAGGCAACGTGTTTCATCCCAGACAACCGGAACAGAAGCCATAAAATCCAAACAATCCTTCTCCCGGTTATAATAAATAGGATTATCAGCCAGCATTTGCAATCCACTTTCAAAGACAACATACAAAGCCAGCTGATAAGCACGGGTACCGACGCTCATGGCATTGGTACGGGTATAATGTACATCTTCGGGATGGGCACTGATCATCGAACCCGGTGTATAATCCATCGGACCGACAAAATTCCGCATAAAAGGCTGATAGATACTGTTGTCTGGTATACAGCGGTTTCCCTGTTCCATTCCCAGTACACCTTCGTAAGAGATCACATTCGGATACTTATGTTCCAGCCCTGCCGGTTTGAATGAGCCATGAAAATCGACAAACAAATGGTGCTTGGCTGCTTCTTTAGCCACACGTTCATAATAGTTTACCATCCACTGGTCGCTGCGATCCATAAAGTCGATCTTCACTCCGGCAATTCCCCATTCGTTGAATTTCTGGAACAGGTCGAAGTTATTTTCCACTGCCAGCCAGGTAAGCCAAAGGACTATTTTCACATTCCGTTCTTTGGCATAACTGATTAGTTCGAACAAATCGATCGTAGGATTGGGGATGAAAGGATTATAAGTCGTCTCGGCCCATCCTTCATCCATCAGCATATAAGGAATGCCATTGGCAGATGCAAAATCAATATAGTACTTATAAGAGTCCATATTATAACCGGACTTGAAATCCACTCCGTATAATGCTGCATCATGCCACCATTCCCAGGCAACATGACCGGGTTTTACCCAACTCACATCACCCAATACATTCTGGGACGATAACTTACAGACCATATCGTTTCCAATCAGCTGACGATCGTCTTTGGTAATCATGAAGAAACGCCACGGAAAGCTACGGTTACCGGAAGTACGTGCAATATAATCGGCTTCTTTTACAATTTTCAGACTGCGGTCGCCATCTTCACCAAACTCCAAAGGGCAATTCGGGAATACAGAAGTCAGGCCATTTCTTCCTGTACTTTTGAAAAACATACAGGGATAGTCGGACAGATCGGCTTCCGAAATCAATATCTTATATCCTTGCTCATTTTCCAGCAGGATAGGCAAATAGGTCATCTTATCATTTGCCTTATAGTCTGTTGTATGGATATGGGTATAAGGATATTCATACGATGTTTTAAAACTATTGGGTTGCGAGATATGGGCCAGATAATCGCTACCGAAATTGATACCGCAAGTTTCATCATAAATATCTATCTGTCCTTTTCTGGCTGTTATAAAACGATAGGCAACACCATCGTCGAACACTCTGAATTCGACAGAAAAATCTCCTTTGAAGTTAAGTAACAGGATATTGCAATTGTTCTCCACCACTGCATTCTTAAAGGAGATCTCAGGTTTTATCGTTTCATGAATAGTCCCTCGCTTGACAGTTTTCAACACGGCTGAAGTACCCAGTACCTCATCACCCAAATCCAACCGGAGGGAACAGTCTTTCAACAGAAGGTCGTCGCCGGCATAAACAGAATAAGCGATCTGTCCGGTAGTATTGACCGATACTTTCAACTTCTTATCAGGAGAATACACATCCTGAGTAGCAGCATGCATTTGTGCTGCAAAGAGTAAAAGCAGTAGCCAGAGGCTACTGCTTATTGATACTACTTTTTTCATATACTAGTTATTATTTATAATAAGACAAAGCCCACCATACATCATTCATATAATCGTTTGTCTTATTGGATAACTCAGCCGTTCCATTCAGATAGTTGGCTTCATTACGTACCATTTCATCCTGCGGATAAGGCAGACGACCGATCATCTTTCCATTTGTAACGCTTAACTTGCTGGGGTTCGGATTGTCGGTAATGACACTCGGATAATGCGTACGTCTCCAGTCGTTCCAGATTTGAAGACCATTGCCGAACAGTGCCAGCCATTTTTGTGTGATCACTTCATCCAAGGCACCTCTCAGGTTCATTGCTTTATTTTCACCCAGTGCGGGAACCGTACTGATATAGTTTTCAATTTCCTCATCGGTGATAGGAGCTCCGAGCAGGGTCAACGAACGCATACCCATGCGGATACCTTCCCGGTAATATGTATCTGCTGTTCCGGAGATATAGCCTTTCAACACCGCTTCAGCCAACAGGAAGTAAACTTCGGCTGCACCCATTACCGTTGTTGCGCCTTTCCGGTTGAGTACCGTTTCTTTTTTGAAAGAAGCAAAGCCGTAACGTCCGATATTAGGAGCGAAATCTTCATCAAATGTCATATTTTTCAAAACATCATCGACATCATCCATTTCGCATCCGTTCTTCATACCTTCGTAGTCCTCGTAATTGCCGTAATACTTTCCTTCGGCATCGTAAACGGCTGCTATATATTTCAAACGTGGATCGATTTGAGAAGCACTGTATTTCTTAAATGCAGAAATATAGGTACTTGAATAACAGTAACCACGTGAACCTATATAATATTGAATATCGGTAGCCCATTCATTATCGAGGTAACTGGGTTGTCCGGTCACTGTCGGCTGATGATTGACTTTTGCCACTTCATCCATCGAAGAAATAACCCCGGCAGCAACGGCTTTACCCACATACTTCTTAGCCAGTTCCGGTTCTACATTCGATATCTGGATAGCCATACGCAGCATAAGTGAAGCTCCGAATTTAATCCATTTGTCGCGACTACCGCCATACAGGATATCGTCTTCGAAAACCGGATCTGAAGAGTTTTGCAATGTTTGAACTCCATCATCCAGTAATTGCAGAAGACCTTTGAACTTATCCGTTCCCAAATAGATATCCTTTTCAGTTCTGTATACAGGATAAGAAATTCCATTCAGCGCCTTTCCTCCTTCATCATAAGGAACGGGACCGAATGTATCGGTATATCTGCTTGAGACAAGTACACGGACGATATCGACCTGTGCTTGTTTGGAGGCCGAAGCAGTTTCCTCTGCCAGTTGATCGTCCATCAGGTTGATGTAACGCAGATAGTCTACACAATAAGATCTCCATATACTTGAGTAAACACCCATTGCGGTTCCGTCTACCGTAAAAGTATTACCGACGATGTCGTAGTTACCATTGGTGGTTGCTGTATACTGCATCATCGGAGCGAAATATTTCATTTCGCCGGAAGGTATACTCAGCGTACCTACTACATTGTGGAAAAGGTTGTCTGTTCCTACCTTTGTCACTTTATTGGGATCTTTATTCAAATCACCAAAGTCGGCATTACAATTAGTCAATGTAAGTCCCAGTAATGCTATCGACAAATAATTTATTATATGTTTCATTGTTTACCAGTGTATTAAAATTTAAGATTCAGATTTATACCTAACGAACGTACAGCAGGTTCACCGCCATTTTCAACACCTTCCA encodes the following:
- a CDS encoding SusD/RagB family nutrient-binding outer membrane lipoprotein, producing MKHIINYLSIALLGLTLTNCNADFGDLNKDPNKVTKVGTDNLFHNVVGTLSIPSGEMKYFAPMMQYTATTNGNYDIVGNTFTVDGTAMGVYSSIWRSYCVDYLRYINLMDDQLAEETASASKQAQVDIVRVLVSSRYTDTFGPVPYDEGGKALNGISYPVYRTEKDIYLGTDKFKGLLQLLDDGVQTLQNSSDPVFEDDILYGGSRDKWIKFGASLMLRMAIQISNVEPELAKKYVGKAVAAGVISSMDEVAKVNHQPTVTGQPSYLDNEWATDIQYYIGSRGYCYSSTYISAFKKYSASQIDPRLKYIAAVYDAEGKYYGNYEDYEGMKNGCEMDDVDDVLKNMTFDEDFAPNIGRYGFASFKKETVLNRKGATTVMGAAEVYFLLAEAVLKGYISGTADTYYREGIRMGMRSLTLLGAPITDEEIENYISTVPALGENKAMNLRGALDEVITQKWLALFGNGLQIWNDWRRTHYPSVITDNPNPSKLSVTNGKMIGRLPYPQDEMVRNEANYLNGTAELSNKTNDYMNDVWWALSYYK